The following are encoded together in the Myxocyprinus asiaticus isolate MX2 ecotype Aquarium Trade chromosome 7, UBuf_Myxa_2, whole genome shotgun sequence genome:
- the scpp1 gene encoding secretory calcium-binding phosphoprotein 1 produces MKPAILILFLLGAVCANPILHKMAMEMIKHASNSSESSSISESSEQSNTSEPSKEKSKENTSDSNSSESLESESAELIPKENQRHSVESLTGISETAVTSDNTQSSKEKFRRGWIYTLKWVHANYTSKVPATSQLDEDDQTDDVQSTDNTDKSTSAVSKKSESSESSESQETVALSSNGTKEEDNSANTSESTEHSFTVDGAEFSSSNSSSSSSSSSSESNETSNSAVDDNSHSTECLPGTDSKGCDSEENFPQDIGDDGATDPFNGFLMPDETEP; encoded by the exons ATGAAACCTGCCATATTGATTCTGTTCCTGTTGGGAGCAGTCTGTGCTAATCCA ATCTTGCATAAAATGGCTATGGAGATGATTAAACATGCATCCAACTCT TCAGAAAGTTCCTCAATATCTGAATCTTCTGAACAGAGCAATACCTCGGAACCTTCCAAAGAG aagtCCAAGGAAAATACATCTGACAGCAAT AGCTCAGAATCACTTGAATCTGAATCAGCTGAACTG ATCCCTAAAGAGAACCAAAGGCACTCTGTAGAAAGTCTG ACTGGAATAAGTGAGACTGCAGTGACATCAGATAACACTCAAAGCAGTAAAGAAAAATTTCGTAGG GGCTGGATATACACTCTCAAATGGGTCCATGCAAACTACACCAGCAAAGTGCCAGCAACCAGTCAACTAGATGAGGATGACCAAACGGATGATGTACAATCCACTGACAACACAGACAAGTCTACtagtgctgtatcaaagaaaagtgAAAGCAGTGAATCAAGTGAGAGCCAGGAAACGGTTGCTCTGAGCAGCAATGGCACCAAGGAAGAGGATAACAGTGCCAACACAAGTGAAAGCACTGAACACAGTTTCACTGTTGATGGTGCTGAATTTAGTTCCAGcaatagcagcagcagcagcagcagcagtagcagTGAAAGCAATGAGACCAGTAACAGTGCAGTGGATGACAACAGTCACTCAACTGAGTGTCTACCTGGGACTGACAGCAAAGGATGTGACAGTGAGGAAAACTTTCCCCAGGATATCGGTGATGATGGTGCCACTGACCCTTTCAATGGTTTCCTAATGCCCGATGAAACTGAGCCCTAG